The Carassius auratus strain Wakin chromosome 40, ASM336829v1, whole genome shotgun sequence genome has a segment encoding these proteins:
- the LOC113058230 gene encoding arylacetamide deacetylase-like isoform X2, producing MRSKGVLVFVLLSALTAYYVYLPIPNNIEERWKLMLADSFFRSLSHLAELSEWMGLLHYMKVMMFITIAERVVPVSDERVQVSDESFDGVEVIVYQPTQRQETEELRRAIIYLHGGGWCLGSSRMGPYDLLAKHMVTELNAVIVSVEYRLAPAYHFPAQFEDVYRVLKYFLRVDVLRGYHINSERIAVSGDSAGGNLAAAVAQQKDPEQHVQLKAQALLYPVLQALDLNTPSYQQNQHMPILPRTLMVRFWSEYFTSDKSFLRAMMANRHNNHESAALLKFVNWSLYLPDSYRQAYNYSAPPVVTGKSSVHSVGLHHLLADPRASPLLVPDTALRLLPKAYVLTCEYDVLRDDGLMYVTRLRNAGVDVTHEHYPGGFHGALMFTTWPTDFDIGHRMMDNFVSWLKKNL from the exons ATGAGGTCTAAAGGAGTGTTAGTGTTTGTGTTACTGAGCGCGTTAACAGCTTACTACGTGTATTTACCAATCCCGAATAACATAGAGGAGAGATGGAAACTAATGCTCGCAGACTCTTTCTTCAGAAGTTTAAGCCATTTG GCAGAACTGAGTGAGTGGATGGGACTGTTGCACTACATGAAAGTTATGATGTTCATCACCATTGCAGAGCGAGTAGTGCCTGTGTCAGATGAGAGGGTGCAGGTGTCGGATGAGAGCTTTGATGGGGTAGAGGTGATTGTGTATCAGCCAACCCAACGACAAGAAACAGAAGAGCTAAGAAGAGCCATCATTTACCTGCATGGAGGAGGATGGTGTCTTGGCAGCTCCC GTATGGGGCCATATGATCTGCTAGCCAAGCACATGGTTACAGAGCTCAATGCAGTTATTGTGTCTGTAGA GTATCGTCTTGCCCCAGCTTATCATTTTCCTGCCCAATTTGAGGATGTGTACCGCGTGCTGAAGTACTTCCTTCGTGTAGATGTTCTGAGGGGCTACCATATAAATTCAGAACGGATTGCTGTGTCTGGAGACAGTGCAGGAGGCAACCTTGCAGCTGCAGTGGCTCAGCAG AAGGACCCAGAACAGCATGTCCAGCTAAAGGCCCAAGCTCTACTCTACCCTGTTCTGCAAGCCTTGGATCTGAACACTCCCTCATACCAGCAGAACCAGCACATGCCTATACTGCCCCGCACACTGATGGTGAGGTTTTGGAGCGAGTACTTCACCAGCGACAAGTCGTTTTTGAGAGCCATGATGGCAAACAGACACAACAACCATGAATCAGCTGCTTTGCTTAAGTTTGTCAATTGGAGTTTATACTTACCTGATTCATATCGCCAGGCATACAATTACAGTGCTCCACCTGTGGTCACCGGAAAAAGTTCAGTGCACTCTGTTGGTCTTCATCACTTGCTTGCAGATCCACGAGCCTCACCATTACTGGTGCCTGACACAGCCTTGCGTTTACTGCCGAAGGCTTATGTGTTGACCTGCGAGTATGATGTACTGCGGGATGACGGCTTGATGTATGTCACACGTTTGCGTAATGCTGGAGTTGATGTCACTCATGAACATTACCCTGGTGGATTTCATGGTGCACTAATGTTCACTACGTGGCCCACAGACTTTGATATTGGACACAGGATGATGGACAACTTTGTATCATGGCTTAAAAAGAATCTGTAA
- the LOC113058230 gene encoding arylacetamide deacetylase-like isoform X1: protein MRSKGVLVFVLLSALTAYYVYLPIPNNIEERWKLMLADSFFRSLSHLAELSEWMGLLHYMKVMMFITIAERVVPVSDERVQVSDESFDGVEVIVYQPTQRQETEELRRAIIYLHGGGWCLGSSRMGPYDLLAKHMVTELNAVIVSVEYRLAPAYHFPAQFEDVYRVLKYFLRVDVLRGYHINSERIAVSGDSAGGNLAAAVAQQLQKDPEQHVQLKAQALLYPVLQALDLNTPSYQQNQHMPILPRTLMVRFWSEYFTSDKSFLRAMMANRHNNHESAALLKFVNWSLYLPDSYRQAYNYSAPPVVTGKSSVHSVGLHHLLADPRASPLLVPDTALRLLPKAYVLTCEYDVLRDDGLMYVTRLRNAGVDVTHEHYPGGFHGALMFTTWPTDFDIGHRMMDNFVSWLKKNL, encoded by the exons ATGAGGTCTAAAGGAGTGTTAGTGTTTGTGTTACTGAGCGCGTTAACAGCTTACTACGTGTATTTACCAATCCCGAATAACATAGAGGAGAGATGGAAACTAATGCTCGCAGACTCTTTCTTCAGAAGTTTAAGCCATTTG GCAGAACTGAGTGAGTGGATGGGACTGTTGCACTACATGAAAGTTATGATGTTCATCACCATTGCAGAGCGAGTAGTGCCTGTGTCAGATGAGAGGGTGCAGGTGTCGGATGAGAGCTTTGATGGGGTAGAGGTGATTGTGTATCAGCCAACCCAACGACAAGAAACAGAAGAGCTAAGAAGAGCCATCATTTACCTGCATGGAGGAGGATGGTGTCTTGGCAGCTCCC GTATGGGGCCATATGATCTGCTAGCCAAGCACATGGTTACAGAGCTCAATGCAGTTATTGTGTCTGTAGA GTATCGTCTTGCCCCAGCTTATCATTTTCCTGCCCAATTTGAGGATGTGTACCGCGTGCTGAAGTACTTCCTTCGTGTAGATGTTCTGAGGGGCTACCATATAAATTCAGAACGGATTGCTGTGTCTGGAGACAGTGCAGGAGGCAACCTTGCAGCTGCAGTGGCTCAGCAG TTGCAGAAGGACCCAGAACAGCATGTCCAGCTAAAGGCCCAAGCTCTACTCTACCCTGTTCTGCAAGCCTTGGATCTGAACACTCCCTCATACCAGCAGAACCAGCACATGCCTATACTGCCCCGCACACTGATGGTGAGGTTTTGGAGCGAGTACTTCACCAGCGACAAGTCGTTTTTGAGAGCCATGATGGCAAACAGACACAACAACCATGAATCAGCTGCTTTGCTTAAGTTTGTCAATTGGAGTTTATACTTACCTGATTCATATCGCCAGGCATACAATTACAGTGCTCCACCTGTGGTCACCGGAAAAAGTTCAGTGCACTCTGTTGGTCTTCATCACTTGCTTGCAGATCCACGAGCCTCACCATTACTGGTGCCTGACACAGCCTTGCGTTTACTGCCGAAGGCTTATGTGTTGACCTGCGAGTATGATGTACTGCGGGATGACGGCTTGATGTATGTCACACGTTTGCGTAATGCTGGAGTTGATGTCACTCATGAACATTACCCTGGTGGATTTCATGGTGCACTAATGTTCACTACGTGGCCCACAGACTTTGATATTGGACACAGGATGATGGACAACTTTGTATCATGGCTTAAAAAGAATCTGTAA